In the Sedimentisphaera cyanobacteriorum genome, ATTTATTATCCCCGCAGCATCATTGATAACGCTTATCCCGTATTTTGCAGGTATGTGCAGAGAGGTTTACCTCGCCTCTGCCGCGGGGGCAATTCTCCTTGCAATCGCCTCTACAGGGCGCAAACCCTCCGCAGCAATAAGGCTTGTGTACTGCGAGGTTTTCCTCATCACCGCCGGCTCGCTGGCAGATATCATCATCTTCGGCCCATGATTCAATCAAAATGAATTGCTGAAAAGCTAACGTTAATCAGATTTGGTTATGCGGCTTTCCTGAGTTTCGGGTCTATCGCATCACGCAGACCCTCGCCTACGAGGTTGTATGCCATAACGGTGAATATTATGGCCAGTCCGGGGAAGAGAGTCATCCACCATATAAACTCGCCGGAAGAATTAACGCCGAGGCTGAGCATCTGACCCCAGCTCGGCTTTGGCGGGACGATCCCGAAGCCAAGGAAGCTTAGAGCAGCCTCAATGAAAATTGCTCCAGCTATCCCGAAAGTTGCGTTCACAAGAACCGGAGCTACACCGTTGGGCAGGATATGCTTGAAGATAATACTGCTTGTAGGAAGGCCCAGAGCCCTTGCCGCATCCACGAAGTCCTGCTTCCTGAGCTTGAGGAATTCTGCCCGGATAAATCTGGCGTTGCCTGTCCAGCTTGTGATACCGATAATTATCATTATATTGAACAGGCTCTTACCGAAGAAGGCTATAATCGTGAGAATCAGAAAGAAGGCGGGGATCGCCATCATAATCTCTATAAACCTCATCCCTATAAAATCCACAATACCGCCGAAAAAGCCGATAACAGAACCTATAAGAACGCCTATGGTTGTGGATATCCCCACAGCCACAAACCCCACAGACAGCGAGATCCTCGAGCCGTGGATAAGCCTTGCAAGCACATCCGAGCCCACATCGTCCGTGCCGAGAAGGTGCCTCTTCGAAGGCGGCTGATACTTATCTTCCAGCCTTGTCTCAGCATAGCTGTATGGGACTGGCGGGAATACTGCCCAGTTCTCTTCAGATTCCTTGACAATCTGCTTGTAATTTACGGTGCTGTTGTACGCTGGAATAACAGCTTTGAAAAATATTACGCCAGCCAGTATTATACCGGCAGTGATTATAAGCTGCCTTAAGAATATCTCGCCGCGTACAGAAGGCGTGTATTTTTTTGTATTGGATTTGATCTTGAAAATAAGCCCTATGCAGCAGGCTGCCGCAAATAATACGCTGTAGTCCGAGCTGTCTAAGGCAGCGAAAAGCGGAAAGCTCATCTCCCCGTCTATAATTGCAATGTAAGGCTTGCTGTTGGCTATAAAAGGAGCAAAAACCGCTATCACAAACAGCAGAATAATAAAGCCGAGGCAAACTATATTAAGCCTGTTTTTCCGGAACTGCTCCCAAGTGAGCTGTCCGAATGTTTTTCCCCAGTTCCTTTTTTGATTGATACTTTCGTTTGCCATCAGTCGTAAGATATCCTCGGGTCAGCTATTGCATAACATATATCGGCCAGAAGAAGCCCCGCGAGATTAAGCACTCCCGAAATCGTGGCCACTGCCATCACCACATTATAGTCCCTTGTGGTTATCGCTTCGAACGCCAGAAGCCCCATCCCCGGTATTGAAAAGAGCTTTTCTATAATTACAGACCCCGCTATCATAGCGGGCAGAAGAGTTGCCAGAACCGTTATTACCGGTATTATGCTGTTCCTGAACGCATGGCGGAAGATTACTGTTTTCTCAGCAAGCCCCTTTGCCCTTGCAGTTCGAACGTAGTCCATCCTGAGATTATCGAGCATACTCGCCCGGACGATTTTGGTAAGGTAGGTAAAGCCGTTGAAGGTGATGCAAAGCACCGGCAGAACCAGATGCCAGATGCGGTCTTTGAGCCATACGAGGAAGGACATCTTATCGGAGTTGTTGCTGCTTATTCCCGAGGAGGGGAACCAGTTGAAGAAGTCGGGATTGGAGAAATAGCCTATCAGCATCTGCCCAACCCACATTATCGGAAGAGACCACAGAATAAACAGCACGACAGATATTGCCCTGTCGGTGAATCTGTTGTGGCGAAGTGCTGAGAGCGTTCCAAGAGGCAGGGCTACCAGATAGATTATCGTAAAGGCGGTTAGGTTGAGCGTGAGTGTGATGGGCAATCGCTCCGCTATGAGGTCTATAACAGGGCGGTGGTGCTTGAAAGACTGCCCGAAATTGAGCTGAACGATATTCTTGAGCCAGATGAAGTATTGAACTGGTTCGGGCTTATCGAGGCCGTAAAGCTCGAGCTGAGCCTCCCTTGCCTCCTGATTTTGCCCGCTTTGAATACCCTGATCCAGACCCATCTGCATAGCAATCGGATCACCCGGGGCAAGCCGGCTTATCGCAAATACCAGAATAGTAATTCCGATGAGTGTCGGAATCATAAGCAGGATTCTTCTAATAACGTAGGTGGTCATAAAGTCCAGAATTTAAAAAGAATTACTTCAGCTCGCTCAATACTGAATACCTTGCCACAGTCGATCGACGCGGCGGTTATTATATGTTTCATCCCTTTTTAAGCCAACAATTTTTTACCTTCAGCGATTGCGAAAAAGCCTGCGTACAAAAGCGGCGTCCGTTTCGGACTGCACGTGCCTCTCGGATTAAATGTCCGCTGCATTTTTATAAAAAAACAAAGGTTTTAGATAGGTTTTGCAGGACTTTGGAGCATAAGATTGGTTTAAAACGCTAAGAATCGGAGGAAACGATGGTTTTTGTAAATTATTTAATGACACAGATTTAAGCACACTTAAAATTTGCGGAATCAGTGCAGTTTGTGGGTAAAACTTCGATGCGGCTTAAATCTGCCCAGTCAGCGGATATCAAGCATCGTTCTGAAAAAAATGTAAAAAACTGAATGCAGCGGATATTTGAATACAACTCGCAGAAGCCTAATGTTTAATTTGAAGAGGGTTATTTATGAGTTTGAAAAGATGTTTACCGTTTGTCCTGCTCACGACTCTGGCTTTTGCCTCTCAGCCCCCGGAGGAGCTTATCTCTTCCTATTCAGGCGGGGCCGCTTGGAATGAAGACAGCTCAGAGCTCAAATTTATTACCTCCGGAACGATAAACCTCAATCGCGAGAACCTCCGCAGCCATTTCTGGGATGTCCCGAAAGAGGTTTCAAGGATTGTTATCGGGAAAAACTGCATTGTAACCGGCGCATTCCACACCTGCAGCGACTGCACTATAGAAGGCGAAGACAGAAACACATCCATCGTTTACGGCACCGACCAGCAGAAATGGGCAGACAGCAGAGGCCTGAAGGCATACGAGTATTCACAGTTTCAGAATCGAGGAGGGGTTCTGCGCGTCCGCAATCTCACGGCAGTAAATCCGTTCGCATTTTTCATCAGGGGCTGGAAGAATCAGTGCCACGCTGAGAAATGCAGCTTCATAGACAACCGCGGCGGCTGGGGAAACCACTCAGACGGCTTCTCCGGCGGGCACGGCTCGACAATCAAAGACTGCTATTTTGAAACCGGCGATGATGCCATCAAATGCTATTTCGATATTGAGGTTTCAGGCGTAACGATAAAGATGATTCAAAACTGCGTCCCGTTTCAGTTCGGCTGGAATACATATCAGGATTCTGTGAGCAGGATCAAAGACGTAACGATTATTGGCAGCCGGGGCAGAGGCAGGGCGAAACCTGTTTTTCAGTGGAAAAGCGGGGAAGACCATAAGAAGGTATTCATAGACGGGCTGCAAGTGTTTAATCCAAAGGCAAGCGTTTTCGAGCTACAGAGCAAAGGCAGGCTCGATATCGATATAAAAAACGCATTCATTAACGTCCGCAGATACGGCACGAAAAACTTTACAGGCACCCGCAAAATATGCGGAACGCAAAAACAGATGAACCTGCATGTATGCCCGTGAACACCCCGAGAAAATATCAATTTTGACAAGCTGTAAATCCTTTTCAGCAGATATTTATGAATAAGAAAAAATCAGCGGACTTTTTGAAAGCAAAGACGCTTTAAAATCGGCGTTGATAATTTTCCTGTTTGGTTTATATTTTCTCGCTGTTTTTTATCTCTTGAAAGGGATCAAGGCTTATGGCTTTAGGTATTGCAGAGCTGATACTCCTCGGGCTGCTCGTTGACTGGCTGATGCGTTTTGCGCGTATCCCGGGTCTTGTGGGTCTGCTGCTTCTTGGTGTGGTGATGGGTCCGCATTTTCTCGATGCTGTAAACCCCGCTGCTGCCGCCGTTTCAGCGGATTGGCGGATGATTGCGCTTGTGGTTATTCTGCTTCGTGCAGGGCTTGAGATGAGCCGGCAGGCCCTTGCGCAGGTTGGGCTTCGCGCAGGACTGATGGCATTTATCCCGTGCCTGTTTGAGGTGTCCGCAGTAACTCTGGCTGCCCCGCACCTTTTGGGGCTTACTTTACTGGAATCTGCAATGCTCGGCTCTGTGCTTGCTGCTGTTTCTCCAGCGGTTGTAGTACCGCTGATGATAAGCTTCATCGAAGAACGCAAGGGAGAAGACAAAGGCGCTCCAACGCTTATTCTTGCCGGAGCATCATGCGATGATGCTGTTGCGATTGTTCTTGCCGGAGCGTTTATAAGTATGTATGCCGGAAGCGATGTGAGCATTGCATCAGAGCTTGCAGGCGTGCCGGTGTCGATTGTATCAGGGATAGCAGCGGGGCTGGGGATAGGTTTTTTTCTATGCCGTTTTTTTGAAAAATTCAATCCCAGAGCCACAAAACGCGTGCTTATCCTGCTGGGGCTTTCGATAATTATCCTGAATCTCGAAAAATGGATTGAAGAAATCTTCCCGTTTGCCTCTCTGCTTGCGATAATGGCCGCCGGCTTTATCATCCTCGAGAAAAGAGAGCATATCGCCCACGAGCTCTCCAGCAAACTCGGGAAGGTGTGGGTATTTGCTCAGCTTCTTCTTTTCATCTTTGTGGGCACAGAGGTTAATGTGCCTGTTGCCCTGAAGACCGGATTATCGGGGGTCGCGGTGATATTTATCGGGCTTCTCGGAAGGAGCATTGCCGTACAGCTGTGTATGATTAAGAGCAGATTCAACGCCCGCGAGAGGCTCTTTATAACGCTCGCATATCTTCCCAAGGCTACAGTTCAGGCCGCAATAGGCGCTGCCCCGCTCGCTGCTATGAAGGCAGGCGGGATGAATACCGCCCCGGGCGAGATTATCCTCGCTGCCGCTGCGATGAGCATCGTGATAACAGCTCCTCTTGGGAGCATCGCCATAAGCTGGGGCGGGAGACACTTAATTTCTCAGTCCCCAGCGCAAACACAATCACCTGCAAGAGATGCCGCTGTTGAAAGCCGGTAAACCTTCAATCCAGCAGTATTATGCACTGGCGAAACACAATATAGAATCTTCCATAATTGAGAGAGCAGATTAAAGGGGCTGCATTCTAAAACCAGATCGGTGAACCAAAACAGAGAACAACTCAGCTTTATTGAAAACAAAAAAAAGCTTCAAAATATTTTAAAACTTCTTGAATCGGCGTTTAAAATGGTCTATGGTACACTCTTGAGTTTGACAATGCAGACTGTAAGTTTTTTCTGCTTGATTTTCAGCCGCCTGTATTATCTTAATCTTTTGCTGAGAACCCCTTAAATCAGAAAAGTTTAGAGTTTCATTGATTGCTTTGGGCTTCTTTGAAACTTAAAGAGTTATTCAATTAGTTTTTATTGGAAAGGCGTTGAAAATGAAAAATTTCAAATTAGTGCTGATTCTGCTCTTTTGTTCTGCAGGTTTTCTTCGGGCGGATTATGAGTCTAATCTCATAGTTGATGTTCCAAACGGCCAAATACACTGGAGCAGCGGCGATTACGATGTGGTCGCATTTGATGTTGATAGTTTCATAGTCGCAGAGTATGTGGTGATGAAATGCCTCGACGACAACACCAACGACAGCGGCACTGAAACCTATGAGGTGGCGATAACTTCAGACTCCGGCGGGTCAAACATGCTCACTTCGGCTCAGATAACAGAAAATTTCGGCAATACGGGGGACTGCGATTCCTACACGTTCGATTTTCCTGATATCGATCTGGACTTTGGCACATATTATCTGCGAACAAAAACTGTATCCGGAGCACCCGTGCGTTCGTGGGGGGGTTGACCGGCTCTATTACACCGGTAAAACCGTGAGAAACGATTCGGTTTTAGTGGACGTGCCTAACGGAACAGTTTACTGGAACAACGGCTATTCTGAGTTTATGCCATTTACCCTAGACCAGCAGTCTATCGCAACGCATTACTATATGCCCTGCCTGGACGACAATACCAACGACAGCGGCACTGAAACTTTTAAGGTGTCTATAACCTCAGATTCAAAGGGCAATGACGTTATTACATACGCGGAGGTTACTGCCAACTTCGGGAACACCGGCGACTGCAGCGGGTACGATTTTGATTTTCCGGATGCTCTGCTTGAAGCCGACACAACCTACTATTTGCGAACAACGGCGGTAAGCGGTGCTCCAGTGAGGAGCTGGGGCAAAGACTACCTCTCGTTTATGTATCAGCCCGAACACACGCTCAGCTGTGATTTCAATAACGACGGAATAGTAAACACCGAAGATCTGATGATGTTTTCACAGCAGTGGCTCGCTGAAGAGGCTTGGTATTAGGGTTTGATTTTGACGCTGAGCTCTGGTAGGCCGCGAAGATTTTATTTACAGATTCTCGCTGATTTTACAGATTTGTGTTAAATCTAAACCATTTTAATGAAATGGTCTATAAAGTACTTCGTGGCCTTCGGGGCTTTGAGTTTTAGAACCAGTGATCCAGCTGGATAGTAAATTATCCTGTCTATTAGGTGAAATAGTATTGCTCCATACTTCGAAAGCATGCGACAATATTTTCCGGAAAAGCTTTTTAAAGCCGAATCTATCCGCTTGTTTCGTCCGCCGCAGGCGGAGAAATAAGCGGACAGCAGGCGCCCATCACAGAATGGCAGCAGCAATTACGAGCTTAGAAGGCGCTGCCCAGCCCAGTCCGCTATAATATGTAGATTTTTTTCGCTTTGGAGAGATGAGCGATCGCGCAGGTTCGCCACTACTCGCCAACAAAACCCGCAGACAAAAAATCTTTAGCGAGTTTCAGGGTAATATAGACAGTAATAAATTCTGCAAAGCATTGCAGAATGATGATTTGCATTTTGCCAAAAAAAAATTTTCGTACACCTTCGAAAGCCGGCCCAAACACAGTAATTGCAATTATGCAGGAAAAAGATTAAAATCAGCATCAAAAGGTTTGTTTTTGCGGGGAATTATGACTGAATACGAAAAAATGATGGCCGGTGAGCTGTATTATGCAGGGGACCCGGAGCTGAGAAAAATTCGCAGTTATGCGCGAAGTCTGCTTGATGAGATGAATAAATCAGTGAGCGAGATTAAGCCCGGCCAGCGTTACGAGCTTGCTGAGAAGCTTTTCGGGCGTATGGGGGAGAATTTGTTCCTCCAGCCCCCCTTCTACTGCGATTACGGGGAGAATATCGAGCTCGGGGACAATGTGTTTTTCAATTACGGCTGCGTTTTTTTGGATGTTGCGAAGATTCGAGTTGGCTCGAACGTGCTTTTCGCTCCGAATGTTCAGGTGTACACTGCCTCCCATCCCCTCGATTTTTCTCTGAGGAGGGATGAACAGGAATTCGGCAAGCCAATCACTATTGGCGATGATGCCTGGATCGGCGGCGGGGCGATTATCTGCCCGGGGGTAAAAGTAGGCAAGTGCAGTGTAGTTGGTGCGGGGGCTGTGGTTACTAAAGACGTAGCGCCCTCGACGGTTGCAGCCGGCAATCCTGCGCGGGTAATAAAACGTATTTGAAAAGCAGTCTGTATTAACCTCCACGGTCTGTTTTGGTAAAGAGCATTGCTGAGAAGCCTGCGTCTTTGTAAAGGCCGCTTCTTATTTCGATTTCGCCCTGAGGGAGCTCTTCGGGATTCCAGAAAAGCGTGGAAGCGGATTTTTCCAGCTCAAAGCCCTCCTGTTTTGTTATTTCGATGGTATCTGAAAGCGGCAGGAAGCGGGCATATTTATAGATTGGGTGGCCTTCGCTTTTCTTTATCTGATATGCCCTTCCCCAGGGATTGTCTGAGCAGATTATTCCGATTAGAAGCTTACCGCCCGGGACGAGCAGTCTCCAGCATTCAGAGAGGGCATCTTTTGGGGAATCTATGAAGCAAAGCGTGAAAGCGAGCATAACCCCGCTGAACTGCCCGCTGGGCAAGGGGGCGTTTTCCGCGAAGCCCTGATAAGCTTTAATCCCTCTCGAAGAGGCGAGCTCAAGCATTTTCTTGGACGGGTCGAGCCCTTCATTTATCCCCATTCGAGCGGCAAACCGCCCTGTACCTGTTCCAACTTCAAGCCACCTGCCCTCAGGGCTGCCTGCAAGTTTTTGCAGGCATTTCAGCTCGGCCTTGAAAATGCGTTTGCCTTTGGGGCTTTCATACCATTGATCGTATCTCTTGAATAGACTGTCGAAGGGCTGTTCCAATTTTTTTCTTCAATATTTTAATGCTTTTACTCTCCGGCTGGGCGGCCTGTATTCTTCATCGCAGTTCAAATGCACGAGTTTGGCCGGTCGCTTTTTTTCTTCTTGCCTTTTTCTTCGTGTTTGTGCTGTTCCGGTGAGCCGTAGAATTTATCACGCCACCACAAAAATCTGCCCCAGCTGTTATCGAGGTTGTATTTGCAGTTTTTATCGTCGCTTTTTGGACGATCTATCTGTTCAAAGATTTCAGAGCATTGTTTATTGAAGGCCAGAAGGTCGTATGCGCATTTAATCAGGCGGAATTGTTTGTCCGAATCAGAGCTGCTCTGGTTATGGTCAGGGTGGTGTTTGCAGGCAGCTTGGCGGTATGCCTTTTTGAGCTGCTCGCTGCTGGAGTCCTCCTTTACGCCAAGTATCTCTCGAGCGGCTTTTCTGGCCTCAGTCTCGAGGTCTATATCTTTCATAAAATCCATATTATGCTTCATTTTGATGCTGCCTCCGGTTCGAATAGCGAATCAATTTGGCTCTTCCAGCTTCGAAGAACATCTTCATTCAGGCAGTAATCAACGAAGTAGCCGCGCTTCTCAGAGTGCACTGCGCCTGCCGCTCTCAATATTCGAAGGTGCTGAGAAACCGCTCCTGCCGTGATACCAAGCTCCTCAGCGAGCTCGCCTACGCAAAGGCATCTCCGGCCGAGAAGGCGAATTATCTTTATCCGCGTATCAACGCCGAGAACCTTGCTTATCTCTGCTGTTTTTCTGTCTTGATCCATAATCATTTCCATTTAGTATATTTTATTATACTAAAATAAATAACCGAGTCAATCTCTATAAGCTTTCTTGCAGAGGATTTAGTTTTTATTCGCTTGCTTGTTCGCTGAGGCTGAGAAGAAAGATTTGGCGGTATTTTTCGCCGGCTTCAGAAACATCCAGATTGAAGGCTATTTTGCTGCCGTCCCTGCTCCAGCAGGGATTGACCGGGTGGGTGCTGAATCTTTTTGTAAGTTTTTTCGGACTAGACGGAGAGCCGTTTTCAATCGCCACGGAAAATACGCTGTTATCGCATACATAGCTTATCGTATGGCTGCCGGGTTTCCAGAAGAATGTATCCTGCACGCTGGTATCGTGTTTTGTCAGCTGTATGGGTTCGCCTTCTGTCGGCGAAACAGCAAAAAGCTGCACTGCTGCATCATCATCTTTTGCCAGATATGCGATATATTTGCCGTCTGAGCTGGATAGAACCCAGTGTCGCGGGTCCCGCACAATGCCGGGGTATTTCCGGTTCTGCGTATATGTGAGCCGTTTTTGCCCTGCTCCTTCAGGCGGC is a window encoding:
- a CDS encoding ABC transporter permease, encoding MTTYVIRRILLMIPTLIGITILVFAISRLAPGDPIAMQMGLDQGIQSGQNQEAREAQLELYGLDKPEPVQYFIWLKNIVQLNFGQSFKHHRPVIDLIAERLPITLTLNLTAFTIIYLVALPLGTLSALRHNRFTDRAISVVLFILWSLPIMWVGQMLIGYFSNPDFFNWFPSSGISSNNSDKMSFLVWLKDRIWHLVLPVLCITFNGFTYLTKIVRASMLDNLRMDYVRTARAKGLAEKTVIFRHAFRNSIIPVITVLATLLPAMIAGSVIIEKLFSIPGMGLLAFEAITTRDYNVVMAVATISGVLNLAGLLLADICYAIADPRISYD
- a CDS encoding ABC transporter permease is translated as MANESINQKRNWGKTFGQLTWEQFRKNRLNIVCLGFIILLFVIAVFAPFIANSKPYIAIIDGEMSFPLFAALDSSDYSVLFAAACCIGLIFKIKSNTKKYTPSVRGEIFLRQLIITAGIILAGVIFFKAVIPAYNSTVNYKQIVKESEENWAVFPPVPYSYAETRLEDKYQPPSKRHLLGTDDVGSDVLARLIHGSRISLSVGFVAVGISTTIGVLIGSVIGFFGGIVDFIGMRFIEIMMAIPAFFLILTIIAFFGKSLFNIMIIIGITSWTGNARFIRAEFLKLRKQDFVDAARALGLPTSSIIFKHILPNGVAPVLVNATFGIAGAIFIEAALSFLGFGIVPPKPSWGQMLSLGVNSSGEFIWWMTLFPGLAIIFTVMAYNLVGEGLRDAIDPKLRKAA
- a CDS encoding class I SAM-dependent methyltransferase; translation: MEQPFDSLFKRYDQWYESPKGKRIFKAELKCLQKLAGSPEGRWLEVGTGTGRFAARMGINEGLDPSKKMLELASSRGIKAYQGFAENAPLPSGQFSGVMLAFTLCFIDSPKDALSECWRLLVPGGKLLIGIICSDNPWGRAYQIKKSEGHPIYKYARFLPLSDTIEITKQEGFELEKSASTLFWNPEELPQGEIEIRSGLYKDAGFSAMLFTKTDRGG
- a CDS encoding cation:proton antiporter domain-containing protein: MALGIAELILLGLLVDWLMRFARIPGLVGLLLLGVVMGPHFLDAVNPAAAAVSADWRMIALVVILLRAGLEMSRQALAQVGLRAGLMAFIPCLFEVSAVTLAAPHLLGLTLLESAMLGSVLAAVSPAVVVPLMISFIEERKGEDKGAPTLILAGASCDDAVAIVLAGAFISMYAGSDVSIASELAGVPVSIVSGIAAGLGIGFFLCRFFEKFNPRATKRVLILLGLSIIILNLEKWIEEIFPFASLLAIMAAGFIILEKREHIAHELSSKLGKVWVFAQLLLFIFVGTEVNVPVALKTGLSGVAVIFIGLLGRSIAVQLCMIKSRFNARERLFITLAYLPKATVQAAIGAAPLAAMKAGGMNTAPGEIILAAAAMSIVITAPLGSIAISWGGRHLISQSPAQTQSPARDAAVESR
- a CDS encoding J domain-containing protein — its product is MKHNMDFMKDIDLETEARKAAREILGVKEDSSSEQLKKAYRQAACKHHPDHNQSSSDSDKQFRLIKCAYDLLAFNKQCSEIFEQIDRPKSDDKNCKYNLDNSWGRFLWWRDKFYGSPEQHKHEEKGKKKKSDRPNSCI
- a CDS encoding sugar O-acetyltransferase, which produces MTEYEKMMAGELYYAGDPELRKIRSYARSLLDEMNKSVSEIKPGQRYELAEKLFGRMGENLFLQPPFYCDYGENIELGDNVFFNYGCVFLDVAKIRVGSNVLFAPNVQVYTASHPLDFSLRRDEQEFGKPITIGDDAWIGGGAIICPGVKVGKCSVVGAGAVVTKDVAPSTVAAGNPARVIKRI
- a CDS encoding ArsR/SmtB family transcription factor, translating into MDQDRKTAEISKVLGVDTRIKIIRLLGRRCLCVGELAEELGITAGAVSQHLRILRAAGAVHSEKRGYFVDYCLNEDVLRSWKSQIDSLFEPEAASK